Proteins from one Meriones unguiculatus strain TT.TT164.6M chromosome 10, Bangor_MerUng_6.1, whole genome shotgun sequence genomic window:
- the Samd13 gene encoding sterile alpha motif domain-containing protein 13 isoform X2 produces the protein MENGRPPDPADWAVMDVVDYFRTAGFEEQASVFQEQEIDGKSLLLMTRNDVLTGLQLKLGPALKIYEYHVKPLQTKHLKNSSS, from the exons ATGGAAAATGGGAGACCTCCTGACCCTGCAGACTGGGCTGTGATGGACGTCGTGGATTATTTCCGAACAGCAGGATTTGAGGAGCAAGCCAGCGTTTTTCAGGAACAG GAAATTGATGGAAAATCCCTGCTTTTGATGACGAGAAATGACGTGTTGACAGGACTTCAGTTAAAATTGGGGCCTGCTCTGAAAATCTATGAGTATCATGTAAAACCTCTTCAGACCAAGCATTTAAAAAACAGCTCTTCATAG